AGGGTGTAGCGAGTCGCCAGCCACTCAGGCGCCACCAGAAAGACCACCGCCGTCAGGCACATGAATCCCACGCCGCAGGCGATGGCCGCCACGGCATCACGACGCGCGGCGACGATATCACCGCGCCCGATGGCGCGGCCTACCACGGCAGCGGCCGCACCGGAAATACCCAGCGGCACCATGAACGTCATGGCCGCCATGTTGAGCGCGATCTCGTGGCCCGCCAGTGACGCGGTACTCATCCACCCCATGAACAACGCCGTCAGTCCGAAGGCAAAGCTTTCGAAGAAGAACTGGACGCCGATTGGCACACCGATACGCAGCGTTCGCTGCAGCGGTTTCCACGCGCCCGCCTCCGCACGCCATGGACGGACATAGGGTTCGAGCGTTGATCGACTGAAGGCCCACAACAACATCGCCATCGCGCCGGTGGCGATTGCCGTGGCAAACCCCGAGCCCCCGACACCAAGCGCCGGTGCGCCCCAATGACCGGTGATGAGGATCCAGTTCGCGAACGCGTTCACCACATTGGCGAGCAAGACCGACACCACCACCGGTCGCGTCGTGTTGAGCGCCTGCAACGCCTGACGCGCGGCGTTGAACAGGAAGAACGGGAGCACGCCAAGGGCCCGATGGCGCACATAGATGCCGGTCTGCTGTACCACATCCTCCGGCTGACCGAGTGCGCGCAGGACCGCCTCTCCCGGCATCAACGCGAGTGTCACGATCGCGGAAATCAGCAGGGCCATCAGGAACCCGCGCTGAATACCGCGCGCCGCGTCGTCGTGCGCACCGGCGCCGATGGCCTGTGACACCACCGGATCCAGCGCAAAGAGCAGGCCGATTCCGAAGACGCTGACATTGAACACATAGAAATTACCAAGCGCGACGGCGGCAATCGCCGCGCCCCCCAAACGACCAACCATCATTGCATCCCCCACACCCATCGCCTGCAATCCGACATTGATCAACACGATTGGCGCGGCCAGGCGCGCCATGTCGAGCAGATCAGTGTTCCACGCGCGACGTCCGGTCAATTCGTGGCGGAGCGTTTGGCTCTCGCGACCATCTCCCGGGCTTCCCGCAACAATCTCGGCGCGTCATACGGGATACCGTCCTTGATCGTCCACGCGACGCCACCACCTGCCCCGGCGGCGGCATCCGCACGCGGTGGATAGAATGCCTTCAGGTCCTCCAGTGGATTCCCGTTGACCACCACCAGATCCGCCAGAAATCCCGGACGCACTCGTCCAAGACGCGACTCTTCCTTGAGGATCTTCGCGTTGTTGGCCGTGGCATGCTGCAACACCTTGATCGGTTGGAATCCGGCTTCCTGCTGCAGTTCGAGTTCACGAATCAGGCCGAATCCGTACACCTGATAAATGAATCCGGCATCCTCGCCGACTCCGATGGTCCCACCGAGCCGTTCGAAATCACGCACCGCTTGAAACCAGATGCGGTAGTTCTCCTTCCAGAACGCCTCGTCGGTGCTGCTCCAGTTGGCGAAATAGGAGCCGTGATTGGACGGGTCGGGACGAAAGTATTTTTCCAGCGTGGGATGCAGATACTCGGCGAACCACGGTTGCGTCTCGGCCCGTTGCAGGTCGCGGCTGGCCTCGTAGATCTCCAGCGTCGGATTCCATGCAACGTTGCCCTTCACCATGGCCTTGAGCACGTCCTGCAGGCGCGCCGCGTCGGCTTCGCGCCAGAGACGACCCGCCCAGCGGAAGCGCATTCCTTCATCCGCGTAGTTGAAGGTCGAAGGGAAATGCTGTGCACCATCGATGATGGCTGCATCCGGTACGCCGTACCAATGCTCAATGCTGGTGAGCCCGCCCGCGGCCGCGTCCCAGGCGTTTGTCTCATCAACGGCCATGTGGTGCGCCGTGCCAAGTCCGAGCTTTCGAGCCTCATCGAGAACGGCCGGATAGATGTCCTTGTCCATCCCGAACAGCTTGAGTCCGTCCGCGCCCTGCTGCTTCAGATCGCGCACGCGCTGCCGCGCCTCCGCCTCATTCCGCGGAATGGGCATGTAGGCATAGCGGGCATAGACATACAGTCTGGGGGCGGCGATCTCCCCCGCCAGGCTCTTCGCGCGCAGTTGAATTGTTTTCGCCGTTTCACTCGACACATCGCGCACCGTGGTGATGCCCATGCCCAACCACAACTTGAACTGATAGTCCAGCGGCTGCGGGATACCGCCACGCTCATCCTGCACATGCCCATGGATGTTGATCAGCCCCGGCATCACGTACTTGCCGGTCCCGTCGATTTCCGCGTCACCAACCGGCGGGCGTCGTGCCGTGCCGTCCCGGAGCGCCACCGGGTCGAGTGCGACGATCTGCGTGATCTGGTTACCCTCAATCACGATGTCCTTGGGGCCTTCTGCCGGCGTCCCGTTGCCCTCAATCAGCATGGCGCCACGAATGACCAGGCGCTTGGGTCGCACGCCGTGTGCGGGCGCCGGCCCGCGCACGGTGGCCGCCAGGGCAGTCCCCGACCGCTGCGCCGTCGCGCGCGACGCGCTCACGGACAACACCAACGTGGTCGACGCGGCAAGCAGAACGGGCAACACGAGACGCTGGCGCATGGTTACTCCCACTCGATGGTGGCAGGTGGCTTTGAACTGATGTCGTAGACGACGCGATTCACACCATCGACTTCGTTGATGATCCGATTGGAGATGCGCCCAAGGACCTCATGCGGGAAGGGGTACCAGTCCGCCGTCATGCCGTCGGTACTCGTCACGGCGCGCAAGGCGATGACATGCTCGTAGGTCCGCCCGTCGCCCATGACGCCCACACTGCGAACCGGGAGGAACACGGCAAACGCCTGCCAGATATCCGGATACAGGCCGGCCGCGCGAATCTCCTCAAGATAGATGGCATCCGAGCGACGCAGGATGTCAAGCGCGTGGGGCGTGACTTCGCCCAGTACCCGAATGGCCAGGCCCGGGCCGGGGAATGGGTGGCGTCCCACCATCTCTTCAGGCAATCCGAGTTCCCGACCGACATTGCGCACCTCGTCCTTGAACAATTCGCGCAATGGCTCAATCAGGCCGAATTTCATGTCCGGCTTGAGCCCTCCCACATTGTGGTGCGTCTTGATGGTCGCCGACGGACCGCCGGTCGCGCTCACGGACTCGATGACATCAGGATACAGCGTGCCTTGCACCAGGAAGGCGGCATCCTTGCCCGCCTCAGTGGAGGCGTCTTCAAAGACATCGATGAAGGCGTGCCCGATGATTTTCCGTTTGCGTTCCGGATCACCGACACCGGCGAGTGCGGAGAGAAACCGGTCCTCCGCCCGCACGGTAATGAGCTTGATCCCCAGATGCGCGCGCATCGTGCGCTCCACCTGTTCGCGTTCGTGCAGTCGCAGCAAGCCGGTGTCGACGAAGATGCACGTCAGCTGATCGCCAATGGCCTTGTGTACCAGCGCGGCGGCCACACTCGAATCGACCCCCCCGGACAGCCCGCAGATCACCTGCTGATCACCGACCAGTTCCCGGATGCGCGCCACCTCAAGATCGATGAAGTGTCCCGGTGTCCAATCGGCGGTGCAGCGGCAGACGCCGAACAGGAAGTTCTCGATGATCTCGGCACCACGCACCGTATGCGCGACCTCCGAATGGAACTGCACAGCGTGAATCGGCTTGGACTCGTGTCGGAAGGCGGCGATCGCGTTGTTGCTGCTGCGCGCCGTCGTGACGTACCCTGTCGGTAATGTCTCCACGTGATCACCGTGGCTCATCCACACGGTGGTGCGTTCGTCAACCGCAAAGCCGTCGAACATGCCGGCGGCTTCCGTCACCGTCACGTCGGCGCGACCATACTCGCGCCGCCCGCCGCCCACCACCACCCCCCCTTCAATGTGGGCGATCAAGTGCATGCCATAACACACGCCGAGGACCGGCGCGATCTCGAGCAATTCGCGCGGGATGGTGGGCGCTCCCGCGTCGGTCACGGAACTGGGGCCGCCCGAGAGGATGATGCCGTCCGGCTGCCAGTCGCGAATCCACTCGAGTGATCGGGTCGGCGCGTGGATCTCCGAATACACGCGGGCCTCGCGCACCCGGCGGGCAATGAGCTGCGTGAACTGGGATCCACAATCAAGGATCAGGATGCGGCTACCCATCAGAACTTCCACTCCGGACCCGTAAGTTTGAGGAACTCGACCGACATCGTGTCCAGGTCGAGAATGGCGCCCGACGGCGCCCCGTGCAGCCACCCGCACCCTTCGCCGGGATTGACCAGCAGGGAATCCCCGCGCGCCTTCATCTCCGACACGTGCGTGAACCCGTGCACAATCACTTCGTGCCCGTCAATGGACCGTTGATGCACATCGGCAATGTCATGGATGAGCAACACGGATTTGCCGCCGAGATCGAAACTGTGCGGCGACTCGAACAGTTCGGCGGCACCAAAGCCCATCTTGGCCACCGCCTGCAACGCATCACGATCACCGTCATTGCGACCGAACACGCCCAGCAAGGGCATGGATCGGTCGTTGAATGGTCGCAGCGAGAAGGGCGAGCAGAAGTCGCCGGCGTGCATCACCAGCGACACACCGCCGGCAATCATCTGGTCGAGCAACGCTTCGATCGCCGGTACGCGATCATGGGTGTCAGAAAACAGGCCGATGCGCATCAGGCACTCCTCCATTGGAGGTGCGCTCGTTCGAGCCGCACCAGGTCGTCATGACACTCACGGTCCGTGATGACGGCAAACTGCGATCCGTCGACCAGCACCTCGGCAGGGCGCGGGCGTGAGTTGTAGGTCGAGGCCATCGAGTAGCCGTAGGCGCCGGCTGTGCGCACCGCCAGCAGATCACCGGCCTGCACATCCGGCACCACGCGATCCTTGGCAAAGAAATCGCCCGATTCGCAGATCGGTCCCACCACATCGGCCGTCACCCGTGCGGCCGTGTCCACCACCGCCTCGATGGCATGAAAGGCCTGATACAGCGACGGTCGCAGGAGGTCGTTCATGCCCGCATCGGTCACGACAAAGTCCTTTCCGGCCGCGTGCTTGCGATATAAAACCCGGGTCAACAACACCCCCGACTCCGCCACAATGAACCGGCCGGGTTCCAACAACAGCTGCAACCCCGTGTGGCGCGTTGCCGCAATGATCAGCGCCGCATAGCCTTCGACATCCGGAGAGGGCTCCTCCATGGCGTATGGCACCGCCAGACCACCGCCGACGTCAAGAAACGCGAGCGGGTGCCCTTGCGACCGTACGCGATTCACCACCTCGAGCAGTCGCGGAATGGCTTCTCGCATGGGTTCCGCGTTGGCAATCTGCGAACCCAGGTGCATCCCGAGACCGAGGAGCGCAACGTGCCGGAGTTCCTTGGCATGCAGGGCGATCCGTTCGACATCGTCGCGCGGGATGCCGAACTTCTGCCCCTTTTCGCCCGTCCGGATATAGGCATGCGGGGTGTCAACCGTAACCTCGGGATTGACGCGAATCGCGATCGAGGCCACCACGCCGCGAGCCGCAGCGACGGCATTCATCGTCACCAGCTCCGCTTCCGATTCGACGTTGATCAACCGCACCCCCAGGTCCAACGCCTGCTCGATCTCCGCCACGGTCTTGCCGACGCCGCTGAAGACGATATCGCCGCCGTCGAATCCGGCGGCTCGTGCACGATACAGCTCCCCGCCCGACACGATGTCCACGCCGGCGCCCAGCTCGCGCAACAGGCGCAGGATGGCCTGGCTGGAGTTGGCCTTCATCGCGAAGTGGATGTGATGTGGCACGTCACGAAACGCGTTCGCGAGTCGGCGATACCGCGCGCGAATCGTATTGGCGGCGTATACGTAGCACGGAGTCCCCACCGCCTCCGCGATGGTCGGCAACGGGACCTGCTCCGCACACAACACCTGCCCCTCGCGGGAGAATGCATCCGGCGACGAGTCTGTCAACGGGGCCGTCATGTCATCAGTAGGCGCGAGCCCAGATGACCTCGTGTTTCGCCGGTTCGCCCGTCACCATGCAGGTCACGGGCGGAGTCGGGGACCGGAACTCGGCATCCGGAATGCATCGAATCGTGGCCTTCGTCTCTTCCTTCACGCGGGCCTCCACGGCGGGATCACCGTTCCAACCCGCGTACACAAACGCTCCCGGCCCGCTCATGATCTCCTTGAACCGGTCATAGGAGATGCGCTCGCGAATGCTGTTGGCTTCCAGTCGTGCACGCGCGGCCGCCAGCATATCCGACTGGATCTGTTCCAGCAGCACCGGCAGTTCCGACTTCAGCTGATCAAACGGCATCGGACGCTTTTCACGGGTGTCGCGACGCGCCAACATCCCGCTGGCCGACGCCAGATCGCGTGGACCGATCTCCAGTCGCAGCGGAATGCCGCGCAGCTCCCAGTGGTAGTACTTGGCCCCCGGCTTGATGCCAACGCGATCGTCGACGTGCACGCGGATGCGCTCGTGATCCGGGCGCTTGAAGCTGCCCAACTCCTCCGCGAGCTGCCTCGCCTTCGCAATCGTGGCGTCGCGCTCGTCATCGGTCTTCCAGATGGGCACAATCACCACCTGAATCGGCGTCAGTCGCGGCGGCAATCGCAACCCCGCGTCGTCGCCGTGCGTCATCACCAGTCCGCCGATCATTCGCGTGGACACCCCCCAACTCGTGTTCCAGGCAAACGCCTGTTCCCCCTGTTCGTTCTGGAATGACAAGTCGAACGCCTTTGCGAAGTTCTGGCCGAGGTTGTGCGAGGTGCCCGCCTGCAGCGCGCGGTTATCCTGCATCATCGCTTCACAGGAATAGGTGCGCAGAGCGCCGGCGAAACGCTCGCTATCGGTCTTCAAGCCCGTGATGACCGGCATGGCCATGTGCCCTTCCATGAACTCGCGGTACACGCCAAGCATCCGGCACATCTCCTCTTCGGCCTCCTCGTGCGTCGTGTACGCGGTATGGCCTTCCTGCCAGAGGAATTCCATCGTGCGCAGGAAGAGGCGCGTGCGCATCTCCCAGCGCACGACGTTCGCCCACTGGTTGTACAGTAACGGGAGATCCCGATAGCTCTGCACCCACTTGGCGAACATCGAGTAGATGATGGTCTCCGACGTCGGGCGCACGACTAGACGCTCCTCCAGTTGCTTGCCCCCGCCCATGGTGACGACGGCGCACTCGGGCGCAAACCCCTCGACGTGCTCGGCCTCCTTCGATAGGAAGCTCTCCGGAATGAACAACGGGAAGTACGCGTTGACGTGCCCCGTCTCCTTGAACATGTCGTCGAGCGCGCGCTGCATCCGCTCCCAGATGCCGTAGCCGTGCGGACGGATCACCATGCAGCCGCGCACGGGTGAATAGTCGGCCAGTTCCGAGCGCAGGACCAACTCGTTGTACCACTCGCTGAAATTGTCAGCGCGAGATGTCAACTTCTTGTCATCACTCATCACGTCGTCCTGATAGTTGTTTGAGCACCTGAATAGCGTCTTCGAGGTTCTCGAAGCCTTTGGGCTCTTGACCGCGTTCCATGACACTGACCCGAATCGCGTCGTCATCCGAGTGCGAGACTTCGACCGTGAAGCGCGCCCCCGCCTTCTTCGCGACCTCGCGCTGTCGATCCCC
This genomic window from Gemmatimonadaceae bacterium contains:
- a CDS encoding MATE family efflux transporter, encoding MTGRRAWNTDLLDMARLAAPIVLINVGLQAMGVGDAMMVGRLGGAAIAAVALGNFYVFNVSVFGIGLLFALDPVVSQAIGAGAHDDAARGIQRGFLMALLISAIVTLALMPGEAVLRALGQPEDVVQQTGIYVRHRALGVLPFFLFNAARQALQALNTTRPVVVSVLLANVVNAFANWILITGHWGAPALGVGGSGFATAIATGAMAMLLWAFSRSTLEPYVRPWRAEAGAWKPLQRTLRIGVPIGVQFFFESFAFGLTALFMGWMSTASLAGHEIALNMAAMTFMVPLGISGAAAAVVGRAIGRGDIVAARRDAVAAIACGVGFMCLTAVVFLVAPEWLATRYTLDRPTVAVAAALIPLAGMFQVFDGLQAVTSGVLRGTGDTRIPAMLHMVAFWAVGVPLGAYLGFRTPLRERGLWIGLVAGLAAAAILQSWRVAVRLRGNIARVSVERDAR
- a CDS encoding amidohydrolase family protein, which gives rise to MRQRLVLPVLLAASTTLVLSVSASRATAQRSGTALAATVRGPAPAHGVRPKRLVIRGAMLIEGNGTPAEGPKDIVIEGNQITQIVALDPVALRDGTARRPPVGDAEIDGTGKYVMPGLINIHGHVQDERGGIPQPLDYQFKLWLGMGITTVRDVSSETAKTIQLRAKSLAGEIAAPRLYVYARYAYMPIPRNEAEARQRVRDLKQQGADGLKLFGMDKDIYPAVLDEARKLGLGTAHHMAVDETNAWDAAAGGLTSIEHWYGVPDAAIIDGAQHFPSTFNYADEGMRFRWAGRLWREADAARLQDVLKAMVKGNVAWNPTLEIYEASRDLQRAETQPWFAEYLHPTLEKYFRPDPSNHGSYFANWSSTDEAFWKENYRIWFQAVRDFERLGGTIGVGEDAGFIYQVYGFGLIRELELQQEAGFQPIKVLQHATANNAKILKEESRLGRVRPGFLADLVVVNGNPLEDLKAFYPPRADAAAGAGGGVAWTIKDGIPYDAPRLLREAREMVARAKRSATN
- the guaA gene encoding glutamine-hydrolyzing GMP synthase; its protein translation is MGSRILILDCGSQFTQLIARRVREARVYSEIHAPTRSLEWIRDWQPDGIILSGGPSSVTDAGAPTIPRELLEIAPVLGVCYGMHLIAHIEGGVVVGGGRREYGRADVTVTEAAGMFDGFAVDERTTVWMSHGDHVETLPTGYVTTARSSNNAIAAFRHESKPIHAVQFHSEVAHTVRGAEIIENFLFGVCRCTADWTPGHFIDLEVARIRELVGDQQVICGLSGGVDSSVAAALVHKAIGDQLTCIFVDTGLLRLHEREQVERTMRAHLGIKLITVRAEDRFLSALAGVGDPERKRKIIGHAFIDVFEDASTEAGKDAAFLVQGTLYPDVIESVSATGGPSATIKTHHNVGGLKPDMKFGLIEPLRELFKDEVRNVGRELGLPEEMVGRHPFPGPGLAIRVLGEVTPHALDILRRSDAIYLEEIRAAGLYPDIWQAFAVFLPVRSVGVMGDGRTYEHVIALRAVTSTDGMTADWYPFPHEVLGRISNRIINEVDGVNRVVYDISSKPPATIEWE
- a CDS encoding metallophosphoesterase → MRIGLFSDTHDRVPAIEALLDQMIAGGVSLVMHAGDFCSPFSLRPFNDRSMPLLGVFGRNDGDRDALQAVAKMGFGAAELFESPHSFDLGGKSVLLIHDIADVHQRSIDGHEVIVHGFTHVSEMKARGDSLLVNPGEGCGWLHGAPSGAILDLDTMSVEFLKLTGPEWKF
- the lysA gene encoding diaminopimelate decarboxylase, with product MTAPLTDSSPDAFSREGQVLCAEQVPLPTIAEAVGTPCYVYAANTIRARYRRLANAFRDVPHHIHFAMKANSSQAILRLLRELGAGVDIVSGGELYRARAAGFDGGDIVFSGVGKTVAEIEQALDLGVRLINVESEAELVTMNAVAAARGVVASIAIRVNPEVTVDTPHAYIRTGEKGQKFGIPRDDVERIALHAKELRHVALLGLGMHLGSQIANAEPMREAIPRLLEVVNRVRSQGHPLAFLDVGGGLAVPYAMEEPSPDVEGYAALIIAATRHTGLQLLLEPGRFIVAESGVLLTRVLYRKHAAGKDFVVTDAGMNDLLRPSLYQAFHAIEAVVDTAARVTADVVGPICESGDFFAKDRVVPDVQAGDLLAVRTAGAYGYSMASTYNSRPRPAEVLVDGSQFAVITDRECHDDLVRLERAHLQWRSA
- a CDS encoding proline--tRNA ligase, coding for MSDDKKLTSRADNFSEWYNELVLRSELADYSPVRGCMVIRPHGYGIWERMQRALDDMFKETGHVNAYFPLFIPESFLSKEAEHVEGFAPECAVVTMGGGKQLEERLVVRPTSETIIYSMFAKWVQSYRDLPLLYNQWANVVRWEMRTRLFLRTMEFLWQEGHTAYTTHEEAEEEMCRMLGVYREFMEGHMAMPVITGLKTDSERFAGALRTYSCEAMMQDNRALQAGTSHNLGQNFAKAFDLSFQNEQGEQAFAWNTSWGVSTRMIGGLVMTHGDDAGLRLPPRLTPIQVVIVPIWKTDDERDATIAKARQLAEELGSFKRPDHERIRVHVDDRVGIKPGAKYYHWELRGIPLRLEIGPRDLASASGMLARRDTREKRPMPFDQLKSELPVLLEQIQSDMLAAARARLEANSIRERISYDRFKEIMSGPGAFVYAGWNGDPAVEARVKEETKATIRCIPDAEFRSPTPPVTCMVTGEPAKHEVIWARAY